In a single window of the Citrobacter sp. Marseille-Q6884 genome:
- a CDS encoding putative quinol monooxygenase has protein sequence MHDAVTIVATITAHSGSREKVLQALKTVERDVQGEPGCELYQLHLNRENDHQFVMIERWQSAKMLEQHAQAAPFGALVRAIEGIADLQVTTLTTSV, from the coding sequence ATGCATGACGCTGTGACTATTGTGGCCACCATTACCGCGCATTCAGGCTCGCGTGAGAAAGTCCTTCAGGCGCTGAAGACGGTAGAGCGTGACGTCCAGGGCGAACCGGGCTGCGAGCTGTATCAACTGCATCTGAACCGCGAGAACGATCACCAGTTCGTGATGATTGAGCGCTGGCAGTCCGCGAAGATGCTGGAGCAACACGCTCAGGCTGCCCCTTTCGGCGCGCTGGTTCGCGCAATTGAAGGTATTGCGGATCTACAGGTCACAACCTTGACCACCTCCGTCTGA
- a CDS encoding ArsR/SmtB family transcription factor, with the protein MLMNEDTKRQTDMKNAALRAADVLRGLANSDRLLLMCQLSLGEANVAGLEAAVGITQPTLSQQLGVMRRLKLVETRRAGKMVYYRIEDNRIMTLLNTLYDLYCPQAGTGKGSHNNE; encoded by the coding sequence ATGCTCATGAATGAAGACACAAAACGTCAGACAGATATGAAGAATGCGGCCCTGAGGGCAGCAGATGTCTTACGGGGACTGGCCAACAGCGACCGGTTGCTGTTGATGTGTCAGTTAAGCCTGGGGGAAGCGAATGTGGCCGGGCTGGAAGCGGCGGTCGGTATCACTCAGCCGACCCTGTCCCAGCAGCTGGGTGTAATGCGCCGCCTGAAGCTGGTCGAGACCCGACGGGCAGGTAAAATGGTATATTACCGTATTGAGGATAACCGTATCATGACGTTGTTAAATACCTTATATGATCTCTACTGCCCGCAGGCAGGCACCGGTAAAGGAAGCCATAACAACGAATAA
- a CDS encoding PaaI family thioesterase, protein MFSEHPDGSVCADYTANHRHQGYTGLLHGGMTSTLLDAAMTHCLFMQGVQALTAELTVRFISPVCTGDKLMVCARLLGQRRGIYLLEAWLTKGQQTVARATAKFIVPSQDIALAHR, encoded by the coding sequence ATGTTTTCAGAGCACCCGGATGGCTCTGTATGTGCGGACTACACGGCCAATCACAGGCATCAGGGGTATACGGGTCTTTTACATGGCGGAATGACGAGTACCCTGCTGGATGCAGCAATGACTCATTGTTTGTTCATGCAGGGTGTGCAGGCCCTGACGGCTGAACTGACGGTAAGATTCATTTCACCCGTTTGTACCGGAGACAAACTGATGGTATGTGCCAGACTGCTTGGGCAACGCAGGGGGATTTACCTGCTTGAAGCATGGCTGACAAAAGGACAGCAGACAGTGGCACGTGCCACGGCGAAATTCATTGTTCCGTCGCAGGATATTGCTCTGGCGCATCGCTAG
- a CDS encoding LysR family transcriptional regulator, translating into MMISYQELVRTFLSSLIAALEEEVGYRLFDRDTRKVQLNGNGIHFIDIARRLIQSHDDAVVEIASYATGYKGKIVLAVLPSMAVEWLPQVLAEHHRAHPDIKVELLDTQWDRCLKAILDGRADLALTAGQPSPGTFSSRMLFADEFFLICHRSHPLAQRESVDVAEVAQQAFVGFSQGTSIRQYTDQLMAPHSFNYVLEVRQLTTMMGLIAANYGVSIVTGLTLFQFQHKNIAIVPFRDLSLQRGIYLVTDKERQLSQCASEFYEFLQEKAESFIPRSAR; encoded by the coding sequence ATGATGATCTCATATCAGGAACTTGTTCGCACCTTCCTTAGCTCCCTGATCGCGGCGCTGGAAGAAGAAGTGGGATATCGACTGTTCGATCGCGATACGCGCAAGGTGCAGTTAAACGGCAATGGCATTCACTTTATTGATATTGCTCGCCGATTGATTCAGTCACATGATGACGCTGTCGTTGAGATCGCATCCTATGCCACCGGTTACAAAGGCAAAATTGTGCTGGCGGTGTTGCCCTCGATGGCGGTGGAGTGGTTGCCACAGGTGCTGGCGGAGCACCATCGTGCGCATCCTGACATCAAGGTTGAGCTGCTGGATACGCAGTGGGATCGCTGCCTGAAGGCGATTCTCGACGGCCGCGCAGACCTCGCATTAACCGCGGGTCAGCCCTCTCCTGGCACCTTCAGTTCGCGAATGCTGTTTGCCGATGAATTTTTTCTGATCTGCCATCGCAGTCACCCGCTGGCGCAGCGCGAGAGCGTCGACGTTGCCGAAGTGGCGCAGCAGGCGTTTGTTGGCTTCTCTCAGGGAACCAGCATCCGCCAGTACACCGATCAGCTGATGGCGCCGCACAGCTTTAACTATGTCCTTGAGGTACGACAGCTGACGACCATGATGGGGCTGATCGCGGCTAACTATGGGGTCAGCATCGTGACCGGCCTGACGCTGTTCCAGTTTCAGCATAAGAACATCGCCATTGTGCCGTTTCGCGATCTGTCATTACAGCGCGGCATCTATCTGGTGACGGATAAAGAGCGGCAGCTTTCACAGTGTGCCAGTGAGTTCTACGAGTTCTTACAGGAAAAGGCGGAGAGTTTTATCCCTCGCTCCGCGCGCTGA
- a CDS encoding NifB/NifX family molybdenum-iron cluster-binding protein, translating into MITAIPVNDDRVANHFTKASHLVLVDERGVELSRTENPALGADCSGKRKLVDLLVQQQVSRVVVRNIGERMLGKLLGHQIAVYQTDCGRRLFTELCDPDTRVLTELNKPEQGRQSFHHEAKGKKCCHSDGNTAENACQGGRQHHHGNGRCCHS; encoded by the coding sequence ATGATCACAGCCATTCCAGTGAATGACGACCGGGTAGCAAATCATTTTACCAAAGCGAGTCACCTTGTCCTGGTGGATGAGCGCGGTGTGGAGCTCAGCCGGACAGAAAATCCCGCGCTGGGCGCAGATTGTTCAGGTAAACGGAAGCTGGTTGACCTGCTGGTTCAACAGCAAGTCAGCCGCGTTGTGGTCCGTAACATCGGGGAACGGATGCTGGGTAAATTACTGGGGCATCAGATCGCGGTGTACCAGACTGACTGCGGTCGTCGTTTGTTCACTGAACTGTGTGATCCGGATACCCGTGTTCTGACTGAACTGAATAAGCCGGAGCAGGGACGCCAGTCCTTTCATCATGAGGCGAAAGGGAAAAAATGCTGTCACTCTGACGGGAACACAGCAGAAAATGCGTGCCAGGGTGGGCGTCAGCATCATCACGGAAACGGGCGCTGTTGCCATTCATGA
- a CDS encoding DUF134 domain-containing protein, producing the protein MPRPRIPRNICGRPADTCFKPNARPMSQLEHVHLKEDEFEALRLVDLLGMQQQEAAVAMGVSRQTLANVLKAARFKVVDCLTQGKALIMHSEREGVTQDDHSHSSE; encoded by the coding sequence ATGCCAAGACCCAGAATTCCCCGTAACATCTGTGGCCGCCCTGCGGATACCTGTTTTAAGCCCAATGCGCGACCGATGAGCCAGCTTGAACATGTTCATTTAAAAGAAGATGAGTTTGAAGCGTTACGGCTGGTCGATTTACTGGGCATGCAACAGCAGGAAGCGGCTGTTGCAATGGGGGTTTCAAGGCAGACACTGGCCAATGTCCTGAAAGCAGCCCGTTTTAAGGTTGTGGACTGTCTCACTCAGGGCAAGGCCTTAATAATGCACTCTGAAAGGGAAGGAGTTACACAAGATGATCACAGCCATTCCAGTGAATGA
- a CDS encoding FAD-dependent oxidoreductase, with protein sequence MKIVIVGGVAGGASAAARARRLSEDVSIVVFERGSDVSFANCGLPYHIGGKIPLRQSLILKTPEDFKSRFNIDVRICHEVTSVDPVNKTVTVKNLTSGEVYSEEWDRLLLSTGAAPVVPPLPGLQEEGVFTLRNLTDMDAILGWIEQHHVAHTTLVGGGFIGLEVMEALSERGISVTLLEMGEQVMAPVDPEMASALHQEIRSHGVDLRLRTALTEVLRTETGFRVALSEGGFLQTDMVILAIGVKPENSLATGAGLAVGKRGGISVNACMQTSIPDIYAVGDAVETPDFVFQEPANFPLAGPANRQGRIAADNMLDRHSLYHGSQGTSICKVFSLSIGSVGANEKQLKVHGTRYEKVYVHAADHAGYYPGATMISLKLLFSPDTGKILGAQASGKKGVDKRIDVLSVAQRAGLTVNDLEHLELTYAPPFNSARDVVNQAGMVATNVMKGDTAICHVSDVLQREPGSYCLLDIRSPAELKQFGEYPDALSIPLDSLRENLGKLPKDKEIFIGCQSGLRGHVAYRILQAHGFRTYNLSGGFITWQTVTESMSK encoded by the coding sequence ATGAAAATAGTGATTGTTGGTGGTGTTGCCGGCGGGGCATCCGCTGCAGCCAGAGCTCGTCGGTTATCAGAGGATGTCAGTATTGTTGTGTTTGAACGGGGAAGCGATGTCTCTTTCGCCAACTGTGGATTACCTTATCATATAGGCGGAAAAATTCCTTTAAGGCAGTCACTGATTCTGAAAACCCCGGAGGATTTTAAATCCCGCTTTAACATAGACGTCCGTATCTGTCATGAAGTGACGTCAGTGGATCCGGTTAATAAAACGGTGACGGTTAAAAATCTGACCTCAGGGGAGGTCTATAGCGAAGAATGGGATCGTCTGCTCCTCAGTACCGGCGCCGCTCCGGTTGTCCCTCCTTTGCCCGGGCTACAGGAAGAGGGAGTCTTTACGCTGCGAAATCTTACTGACATGGATGCTATCCTGGGGTGGATTGAGCAACATCACGTAGCTCACACCACGCTTGTCGGGGGGGGATTTATCGGACTTGAAGTGATGGAGGCTCTGAGCGAACGGGGGATCAGTGTGACCCTGCTGGAGATGGGGGAACAGGTTATGGCTCCGGTTGATCCTGAAATGGCATCTGCCCTGCATCAGGAAATCCGGAGTCATGGCGTGGATCTGCGTCTCAGAACGGCGCTCACCGAGGTACTGCGGACAGAGACGGGATTCCGCGTTGCACTGTCTGAGGGTGGGTTTCTGCAGACCGACATGGTTATTCTCGCCATCGGGGTAAAACCTGAGAACAGCCTTGCCACAGGAGCCGGGCTCGCAGTGGGTAAACGGGGAGGCATAAGCGTCAATGCCTGTATGCAGACCAGTATCCCTGACATCTACGCCGTGGGGGATGCCGTTGAAACCCCAGACTTTGTCTTTCAGGAACCCGCTAATTTTCCTCTGGCAGGGCCCGCCAACCGCCAGGGACGCATTGCTGCTGATAACATGCTAGATCGTCACAGCCTTTACCATGGCAGTCAGGGGACATCCATTTGTAAGGTATTTTCGCTGAGTATTGGCAGCGTCGGTGCGAATGAAAAGCAGCTGAAAGTTCATGGCACCCGATACGAGAAGGTTTACGTCCATGCCGCTGATCATGCCGGTTACTACCCGGGGGCAACGATGATCAGTCTGAAACTGCTGTTCAGCCCCGATACCGGTAAAATTCTCGGGGCTCAGGCATCAGGGAAAAAAGGGGTTGATAAACGCATCGATGTCCTGTCTGTCGCACAGCGCGCGGGGCTTACCGTCAACGATCTCGAACATCTTGAGCTGACTTATGCTCCGCCTTTTAACAGTGCAAGGGACGTCGTTAACCAGGCTGGTATGGTGGCGACAAATGTAATGAAAGGAGATACGGCCATATGTCATGTCAGCGATGTGTTACAACGGGAACCGGGCAGTTATTGTTTACTTGATATTCGCTCTCCTGCCGAACTGAAACAATTTGGTGAATATCCTGACGCGCTATCCATCCCTCTTGATTCCCTGCGGGAAAACCTTGGAAAATTGCCTAAAGATAAAGAAATTTTTATAGGATGTCAGAGTGGCCTGCGCGGGCATGTGGCATACCGTATTCTGCAGGCTCACGGCTTCCGGACATATAATCTGAGTGGTGGTTTCATAACCTGGCAGACGGTAACGGAGTCAATGAGTAAATAA
- a CDS encoding IS5-like element ISKpn26 family transposase, with product MSHQLTFADSEFSTKRRQTRKEIFLSRMEQIPPWQNMTAVIEPFYPKAGNGRRPYPLETMLRIHCMQHWYNLSDGAMEDALYEIASMRLFARLSLDSALPDRTTIMNFRHLLEQHQLARQLFKTINRWLAEAGVMMTQGTLVDATIIEAPSSTKNKEQQRDPEMHQTKKGNQWHFGMKAHIGVDAKSGLTHSLVTTAANEHDLNQLGNLLHGEEQFVSADAGYQGAPQREELAEVDVDWLIAERPGRVKTLKQHPRKNKTAINIEYMKASIRARVEHPFRIIKRQFGFVKARYKGLLKNDNQLAMLFTLANLFRVDQMIRQWERSQ from the coding sequence ATGAGCCATCAACTCACCTTCGCCGATAGTGAATTCAGCACTAAGCGCCGTCAGACCCGAAAAGAGATTTTCCTCTCCCGCATGGAGCAGATTCCGCCATGGCAGAATATGACCGCTGTCATCGAGCCGTTTTATCCCAAGGCGGGCAATGGCCGACGGCCCTATCCGCTGGAGACCATGCTGCGTATTCACTGCATGCAGCATTGGTACAACCTGAGCGACGGTGCCATGGAAGATGCCCTGTACGAAATCGCCTCCATGCGCCTGTTTGCCCGATTATCCCTGGATAGCGCCCTGCCGGATCGCACCACCATCATGAATTTCCGCCACCTGCTCGAGCAGCATCAACTGGCCCGTCAATTGTTCAAGACCATCAATCGCTGGCTGGCCGAAGCAGGCGTCATGATGACCCAAGGCACTTTGGTGGATGCCACCATCATTGAGGCACCCAGCTCTACCAAGAACAAAGAGCAGCAACGCGATCCGGAGATGCATCAGACCAAGAAAGGCAATCAGTGGCACTTTGGCATGAAGGCCCACATTGGTGTCGATGCCAAGAGTGGCCTGACCCACAGCCTGGTCACCACCGCGGCCAACGAGCATGACCTCAATCAGCTGGGTAATCTGCTTCATGGAGAGGAGCAATTTGTCTCAGCCGATGCCGGCTACCAAGGAGCGCCACAGCGCGAGGAGCTGGCCGAGGTGGATGTGGACTGGCTGATCGCCGAGCGTCCCGGCAGGGTAAAAACCTTGAAGCAGCATCCGCGCAAGAACAAAACGGCCATCAACATCGAATACATGAAAGCCAGCATCCGGGCCAGGGTGGAGCACCCGTTTCGCATCATCAAGCGGCAGTTTGGCTTCGTGAAAGCCAGATACAAGGGGCTGCTGAAAAACGATAACCAACTGGCGATGTTATTCACCCTGGCCAACCTGTTTCGGGTGGACCAAATGATACGTCAGTGGGAGAGATCTCAGTAA
- a CDS encoding methyl-accepting chemotaxis protein: MTWKTTQGQVTLLLVSFFVFLIIVTYTVIRLFVAPELIETETKNIRTMVELQSEAITEQMNRVKAQQRVVTELIPALQSEQIDRLLPQLVNQHGDLNVFGGGVWPLPGQRDPERERFSTFYARDAGGVLQLNTVWNQPESARYWEQPWYKDGMNAPKGNCAWAKAYQDAATPQPRTNCAMAIQKNGKAWGVATIDVTLGFFNQLAKDMGKAIGGTVLIIEEDGKVVGNGSSVQGSAALGNLRDLNIPAAAPLSKLITPGQKTEIQGTYDGEGGEHTLFVVPISGSPWLLAVDVSSDLLERHSDSILTHLTLVQVITGILMVLVLMGIVRNIFRNVTLLNKNIEALSGGGADLTQRLAESKSHEFNSIITNFNKFIAFLQDLMQQVGQSSAAIASASRQIAGGNLDLSSRTEEQSSSIVETAASMEELTSTVRLNADNALQANRLATQASAAAKEGAGVVSEAVITMSKINDSSSKIVEIISVIDGIAFQTNILALNAAVEAARAGENGRGFAVVAGEVRSLAQRSAHSAKEIKKLIEESVSNIEQGSELVRQAGTTMDGLMEKVENVSVLISEISSSSDEQSRGIEQINVAINQLDNTTQQNAALVEEVSAAAQSMEAQTEQLEKVVSSFRL; encoded by the coding sequence ATGACGTGGAAAACCACACAGGGGCAGGTTACCCTTTTGCTTGTCAGTTTTTTTGTATTTTTAATTATCGTGACCTATACCGTTATCCGGTTATTTGTGGCACCTGAACTCATTGAAACAGAAACCAAAAATATAAGAACCATGGTGGAATTACAGAGTGAGGCCATAACAGAGCAGATGAACCGTGTTAAAGCCCAGCAGCGTGTGGTGACTGAACTGATTCCTGCACTGCAAAGTGAGCAGATTGACCGCCTGTTACCCCAACTGGTGAATCAGCACGGGGATCTGAACGTATTTGGCGGTGGGGTATGGCCCCTGCCGGGACAGCGGGATCCGGAACGTGAGCGGTTCAGTACCTTCTATGCCCGGGATGCCGGTGGGGTTCTGCAGCTCAATACGGTCTGGAACCAGCCGGAGTCGGCCAGATACTGGGAACAGCCTTGGTACAAAGACGGGATGAACGCGCCGAAAGGGAACTGTGCATGGGCAAAAGCGTATCAGGATGCCGCCACTCCCCAGCCGCGGACGAACTGTGCCATGGCCATTCAGAAAAACGGAAAAGCATGGGGCGTTGCCACCATTGATGTGACGCTGGGTTTCTTTAACCAGCTGGCAAAAGATATGGGCAAGGCTATTGGAGGAACCGTACTCATCATTGAAGAGGACGGCAAAGTCGTCGGAAACGGCTCTTCGGTTCAGGGAAGTGCCGCGCTGGGCAATCTGCGCGATTTGAACATCCCTGCGGCAGCCCCCCTGAGTAAGCTTATCACCCCGGGGCAGAAAACAGAGATTCAGGGAACCTATGATGGCGAAGGCGGGGAACATACCCTGTTTGTGGTGCCGATTAGCGGCAGCCCGTGGCTCCTGGCGGTGGATGTGTCCAGCGATCTGCTTGAGCGCCACTCTGATTCCATTCTGACTCACCTTACCCTTGTGCAGGTCATTACAGGTATCCTGATGGTTCTGGTCCTGATGGGCATTGTGCGCAATATTTTCAGAAACGTGACCCTGCTGAACAAAAACATTGAGGCGTTGTCCGGCGGTGGTGCTGACCTGACGCAGCGGCTTGCTGAAAGCAAAAGCCATGAGTTCAACAGCATTATTACGAACTTTAATAAGTTCATCGCTTTTCTCCAGGATCTTATGCAACAGGTTGGCCAGAGTTCCGCGGCGATTGCATCCGCTTCCCGCCAGATTGCAGGAGGCAACCTGGATCTCTCCTCACGTACGGAAGAACAGTCTTCATCCATTGTCGAAACCGCAGCATCCATGGAAGAACTCACCAGTACTGTCCGTCTGAATGCAGATAATGCACTGCAGGCTAACCGGCTCGCAACACAGGCCTCTGCTGCGGCGAAGGAGGGTGCTGGCGTGGTCAGTGAGGCGGTTATCACCATGAGTAAAATTAACGATTCTTCGTCGAAGATCGTTGAAATTATCAGCGTCATTGACGGTATTGCTTTCCAGACCAACATCCTTGCCCTTAATGCTGCTGTGGAAGCTGCACGCGCCGGTGAAAATGGACGGGGATTTGCCGTCGTGGCCGGTGAAGTCCGTTCCCTTGCACAGCGAAGCGCTCATTCAGCCAAGGAAATCAAGAAACTGATTGAAGAGTCCGTCAGCAATATTGAACAGGGAAGTGAGCTTGTCAGACAGGCAGGAACCACAATGGACGGGCTGATGGAGAAGGTCGAAAATGTCAGCGTGCTGATTTCCGAAATCAGCTCTTCCAGTGATGAACAAAGCCGGGGTATTGAGCAGATCAATGTGGCGATTAACCAGCTTGATAATACGACCCAGCAGAATGCCGCACTGGTCGAAGAAGTCTCTGCTGCTGCGCAGTCTATGGAGGCTCAGACAGAGCAGCTTGAAAAAGTGGTCAGCAGTTTCAGACTCTGA
- a CDS encoding Dps family protein yields MSKQIIDIGIAESSRVEIADGLSRLLADTYTLYIKTHYYHWNVTGPMFNSLHLMFENQYNELATAVDDIAERIRSLGCFAPGTYHEFSRLTAVNEDKDIPAAKNMIENLVQGQETVVKTARSLFPLVNNANDEATADLLTQRIQLHEKTAWMLRSLLE; encoded by the coding sequence ATGAGTAAACAAATCATTGATATTGGTATTGCTGAATCATCCCGGGTGGAGATTGCAGACGGCCTGTCCCGGCTTCTTGCTGACACCTATACCCTGTATATAAAAACACATTACTATCACTGGAATGTAACTGGCCCCATGTTTAACAGCTTACATTTAATGTTTGAAAATCAATACAATGAGCTGGCCACTGCCGTTGATGATATCGCTGAACGTATACGCTCGCTCGGATGCTTCGCGCCCGGCACATATCATGAATTTTCACGTTTAACAGCGGTTAATGAAGATAAGGATATTCCGGCAGCAAAAAACATGATTGAAAATCTTGTCCAGGGTCAGGAGACCGTGGTTAAAACTGCACGCTCCCTGTTCCCGCTCGTTAATAATGCGAATGATGAAGCCACAGCAGATCTGCTTACACAACGTATCCAGTTACATGAGAAAACTGCCTGGATGTTGCGTAGCCTGCTTGAATAA
- a CDS encoding IS6-like element IS26 family transposase, translating into MNPFKGRHFQRDIILWAVRWYCKYGISYRELQEMLAERGVNVDHSTIYRWVQRYAPEMEKRLRWYWRNPSDLCPWHMDETYVKVNGRWAYLYRAVDSRGRTVDFYLSSRRNSKAAYRFLGKILNNVKKWQIPRFINTDKAPAYGRALALLKREGRCPSDVEHRQIKYRNNVIECDHGKLKRIIGATLGFKSMKTAYATIKGIEVMRALRKGQVSAFYYGDPLGEMRLVSRVFEM; encoded by the coding sequence ATGAACCCATTCAAAGGCCGGCATTTTCAGCGTGACATCATTCTGTGGGCCGTACGCTGGTACTGCAAATACGGCATCAGTTACCGTGAGCTGCAGGAGATGCTGGCTGAACGCGGAGTGAATGTCGATCACTCCACGATTTACCGCTGGGTTCAGCGTTATGCGCCTGAAATGGAAAAACGGCTGCGCTGGTACTGGCGTAACCCTTCCGATCTTTGCCCGTGGCACATGGATGAAACCTACGTGAAGGTCAATGGCCGCTGGGCGTATCTGTACCGGGCTGTCGACAGCCGGGGCCGCACTGTCGATTTTTATCTCTCCTCCCGTCGTAACAGCAAAGCTGCATACCGGTTTCTGGGTAAAATCCTCAACAACGTGAAGAAGTGGCAGATCCCGCGATTCATCAACACGGATAAAGCGCCCGCCTATGGTCGCGCGCTTGCTCTGCTCAAACGCGAAGGCCGGTGCCCGTCTGACGTTGAACACCGACAGATTAAGTACCGGAACAACGTGATTGAATGCGATCATGGCAAACTGAAACGGATAATCGGCGCCACGCTGGGATTTAAATCCATGAAGACGGCTTACGCCACCATCAAAGGTATTGAGGTGATGCGTGCACTACGCAAAGGCCAGGTCTCAGCATTTTATTATGGTGATCCCCTGGGCGAAATGCGCCTGGTAAGCAGAGTTTTTGAAATGTAA
- a CDS encoding recombinase family protein, translated as MFIRAYLRASTEDQFADRAKEMLEQFVQQRGHKIASYYLENISGTKLDRPELGRLLMDSHHNDILLVEQIDRLTRLSNSDWMTLKKQIEKHELRIVSLDVPTSWQALSDKDPSQADPITRAVITAINNMLIDLMAAMSHKDWLSRRQRQKQGIERAHTLGKYQGKQADRERHQKVLYYRQVKKLSIRETADATGYSASQVCRIQALYKNNEFS; from the coding sequence ATGTTCATCAGAGCTTATTTAAGGGCATCGACGGAAGATCAGTTCGCTGACCGGGCAAAAGAGATGCTGGAGCAGTTCGTTCAGCAGCGGGGACATAAAATCGCCAGCTACTACCTGGAGAATATCAGCGGCACAAAACTTGATCGCCCTGAGCTGGGGCGCTTACTGATGGACAGTCACCACAATGATATCTTGCTGGTCGAACAGATAGACCGTCTGACCCGTCTGAGCAACAGCGACTGGATGACGCTGAAAAAGCAGATAGAAAAACATGAGCTGCGGATTGTCAGTCTTGATGTGCCCACCTCATGGCAGGCGCTGTCAGATAAAGATCCTTCGCAGGCGGACCCGATTACTCGCGCAGTAATAACCGCCATCAATAACATGCTAATCGACCTGATGGCCGCGATGTCGCATAAGGACTGGCTGAGCCGCCGCCAGCGGCAAAAACAGGGGATTGAACGGGCTCATACACTAGGTAAATACCAAGGTAAGCAAGCTGATCGGGAGCGTCACCAGAAAGTACTGTATTATCGGCAGGTTAAGAAATTGAGTATTCGTGAAACCGCAGATGCAACAGGTTACAGTGCTTCGCAGGTATGTCGGATACAAGCGCTGTATAAAAATAATGAATTTTCCTGA